Below is a genomic region from Bacteroidales bacterium.
CTGGAAAGCATAATAGACCAGGTTGCAGAAAGGATCCGTGCCATAGGTTTTCACGCGGAAGCCAGACTCGAAGATTATCTGAAACTTACGAGTTTGACAGAGCAACCTTACACCACATCCCAAAATGATCAATTGAAAAATCTGCTCGGCTCACATGAAACAATTATTCATAACCTCCGGCGGCTTATCCCACTAATGAATACAAAATATAAAGATGCCGGCAGCAGTGATTTTGCCACCCAAATCCTGGTCAAACATGAATCTTTAGCCTGGATGATAAGAGCAGGACTGGGAGGTTAATGCCTTAATCTTAAAAAATTAATAATGAAGAAAACTATTTTTATAACAGGAGCATCGGCGGGATTAGGAAAATCAACTGCCAAATTGTTCCAATCCATGGGCTGGACCGTGATCGCAACCATGCGAACTCCCGAAAAAGAAAGAGAACTGTCTAAACTTGATAATATTACCATTCTGCCTTTGGACATTTCGGAAGAAAAACAAATTGAAGAACTCGCCCGAAGGGTAACTGGAAAATATTCAGTTGACGTTGTACTGAATAATGCAGGCTACGGTTTAATCGGCGTACTGGAGTCATTGACTGACGAACAGATTTCCCGGCAACTCTCCACCAATCTGTTAGGCACAATCAGGGTTACCAAAGCATTTACACCATATTTCCGCGCAAGAAGAAGCGGCATGTTCATTAATGTGACCTCCATGTTCGGCTTGATTGGCTACCCTACTTGTTCGATTTATGCAGCAACAAAATTTGGCATTGATGGCTTTTCAGAAAGCTTGGCCTATGAACTGGCCCATTTTAATGTCAAAGTCAAAATCATTGCCCCTGGCGGGATTCAAACGGATTTTGCAGGTCGATCTATGGACGGAGGTCAGCATGATTCCTATGAAGGACTGGTAAAAAAAGTGAGTGCCGGCTACAGCGAAGAAAGTATAAGTCAGTTTTCCACGCCTGAAGATGTTGCTGCTGTCATTTATGAAGCGGCTACTAACAACAGAGACCAACTCAGATATATTGCTGGCAAAGATGCCGCTCTCTTATATAATGAAAGACTTGATAACGGTGCGGAAGCACAATACCTTAAAATTCAAAAATTGTTCTTATGAGTCCCGAAAGAGAAATACAACAAATACTGGCGCGGTACACAAGAGCGGTTGATGCACTTGACGGCAA
It encodes:
- a CDS encoding SDR family oxidoreductase gives rise to the protein MKKTIFITGASAGLGKSTAKLFQSMGWTVIATMRTPEKERELSKLDNITILPLDISEEKQIEELARRVTGKYSVDVVLNNAGYGLIGVLESLTDEQISRQLSTNLLGTIRVTKAFTPYFRARRSGMFINVTSMFGLIGYPTCSIYAATKFGIDGFSESLAYELAHFNVKVKIIAPGGIQTDFAGRSMDGGQHDSYEGLVKKVSAGYSEESISQFSTPEDVAAVIYEAATNNRDQLRYIAGKDAALLYNERLDNGAEAQYLKIQKLFL
- a CDS encoding Dps family protein yields the protein MKANIGIQESHLQQVSLELNKLLADEFILQTKTRNYHWNIEGPNFSALHKFYDEQIKELESIIDQVAERIRAIGFHAEARLEDYLKLTSLTEQPYTTSQNDQLKNLLGSHETIIHNLRRLIPLMNTKYKDAGSSDFATQILVKHESLAWMIRAGLGG